One genomic region from Lacerta agilis isolate rLacAgi1 chromosome 13, rLacAgi1.pri, whole genome shotgun sequence encodes:
- the FEM1B gene encoding protein fem-1 homolog B, with translation MESLAGYVYKAASEGRVLTLAALLLNRSESDIRYLLGYVTHQGGQRSTPLIIAARNGHAKVVRLLLEHYRVQTQQTGTVRFDGYVIDGATALWCAAGAGHFEVVKLLVSHGANVNHTTVTNSTPLRAACFDGRLDIVKYLVENNANISIANKYDNTCLMIAAYKGHVDVVRYLLEQHADPNAKAHCGATALHFAAEAGHLEIVRELVKWKSAMMVNGHGMTPLKVAAESCKADVVELLLAHADCNRKSRIEALELLGASFANDRENYDIMKTYHYLYLAMLERYRDSENIIEKEVLPQIEAYGSRTECRTPQELESIRQDRDALHMEGLIVRERILGSDNIDVSHPIIYRGAVYADNMQFEQCIKLWLHALRLRQKGNRNTHKDLLRFAQVFSQMIHLNEPVKAKDIESVLRCSVLEIEQGMARVKSSQDAELHTAMDNYECNIFTFLYLVCISTKTQCRDEEQSRINKQIYNLIHLDPRTRDGSGLLHHAVNSGTPVDDFHTNDVCSFPNALVTKLLLDCGADVNAVDNEGNTPLHVIVQYNRPISDFLTLHSIIISLVEAGAHTDMTNKQKKTPLDKSTTGVSEILLKTQMKLSLKCLAARAVRVYHISYHNQIPKTLEEFVEFH, from the exons ATGGAGAGCCTGGCGGGCTACGTCTACAaggcggccagcgaggggcgGGTGCTGACCTTGGCAGCCCTGCTCCTGAACCGCTCGGAGAGCGACATCCGCTACTTGCTGGGCTACGTCACCCACCAGGGTGGGCAGCGGTCGACACCTCTAATCATCGCTGCCCGCAATGGGCATGCCAAAGTTGTGCGCCTGCTCCTGGAGCACTACCGTGTGCAGACCCAGCAGACTGGCACGGTCCGTTTTGATGG TTATGTCATCGATGGCGCCACGGCCCTCTGGTGTGCAGCTGGGGCTGGCCACTTTGAAGTCGTCAAGCTCTTGGTAAGCCACGGAGCCAACGTCAACCACACAACCGTGACCAACTCTACTCCGCTTCGCGCTGCATGCTTTGACGGCCGGCTTGACATTGTGAAGTACCTCGTGGAGAACAATGCCAACATCAGCATCGCCAACAAGTATGACAACACTTGCCTTATGATCGCTGCTTACAAGGGCCATGTGGATGTGGTGCGCTACCTTTTAGAGCAGCATGCGGACCCCAATGCCAAAGCACACTGTGGCGCAACAGCATTGCACTTTGCGGCGGAGGCTGGTCACCTGGAGATCGTCCGTGAGCTGGTGAAGTGGAAATCTGCCATGATGGTGAACGGCCATGGAATGACACCTCTGAAAGTGGCTGCCGAGAGCTGCAAGGCTGACGTTGTTGAGCTGCTGCTGGCGCACGCCGACTGCAACCGCAAGAGCCGGATAGAAGCTCTGGAGCTCCTTGGTGCCTCGTTTGCCAACGACCGAGAAAACTACGATATAATGAAGACCTATCACTATTTGTATTTAGCCATGCTGGAGCGGTACAGAGATAGCGAGAACATTATAGAGAAGGAGGTTCTGCCTCAGATAGAAGCCTACGGTAGCCGGACAGAGTGCCGGACTCCTCAAGAGCTGGAATCCATTCGGCAGGACCGGGATGCTCTCCACATGGAGGGCCTCATCGTCCGAGAACGAATTTTGGGCTCCGACAACATTGATGTCTCGCACCCCATCATTTACCGCGGTGCCGTTTACGCAGATAACATGCAGTTTGAGCAGTGCATCAAGCTCTGGCTTCACGCCTTGCGTTTGCGGCAGAAAGGCAATAGGAATACCCACAAGGACCTCCTCCGGTTTGCTCAAGTCTTCTCTCAGATGATACACTTGAATGAGCCGGTGAAAGCCAAGGACATTGAGAGCGTCTTGAGGTGCAGCGTCTTGGAGATAGAGCAAGGGATGGCCCGGGTCAAAAGCTCTCAGGATGCTGAGCTCCACACAGCCATGGACAACTACGAATGCAACATCTTCACCTTCCTGTATTTAGTGTGCATCTCCACCAAGACACAGTGCAGGGATGAGGAGCAGTCGCGGATCAACAAGCAGATTTACAACTTGATCCACTTGGATCCCAGGACGCGAGATGGCTCTGGCTTGCTGCACCACGCCGTCAACTCTGGCACGCCCGTGGACGACTTCCACACCAACGACGTCTGCAGCTTCCCCAACGCACTGGTCACCAAGCTCCTCTTGGACTGCGGCGCTGACGTCAATGCTGTGGACAACGAAGGGAACACGCCGCTGCACGTCATAGTCCAGTACAACAGGCCCATTAGTGACTTCTTGACCTTGCACTCCATCATCATCAGCTTGGTTGAGGCCGGCGCTCACACAGACATGACAAACAAGCAGAAGAAGACCCCTCTCGACAAAAGTACCACTGGCGTGTCGGAAATACTCCTGAAGACTCAGATGAAGCTGAGTCTGAAGTGCCTGGCCGCCCGAGCTGTGCGGGTTTATCACATCAGCTACCACAACCAGATCCCCAAGACACTAGAAGAATTTGTTGAATTCCACTAG